AGTTGTGTAAGATTTTGTgcataattctcttttgttttTGGTTCAGGTGGATGAATTAGATCCAATTTGTGTGTTGTAAGGAGGATTCATTTCTAGGTGTCAACGGTGTATTGCTCTCTTTGCTCAGGTTTTCTCACATCCCTTTTCTCTCCTTTGACGTATATTTAATATAGTTGATCTTTATGGTTCAGAATCAAACAagtataattatcattaatgctatattgatattaagatttgagataatttatgtatcaatatttgtaaaatgaatattatatagttgatttttatggttcaaaatcaaataaatagagTGATCATGAAGGATATACTGATATTAggatttgattaaatagaatgATCTAATAGTTGTGTAAGATTTGTgcataattctcttttgttttTGGTTCAGGTTAATGAAGTAGATACAATTTGTGTGCTGTAAGGAGGATTCATTTTGAAGTGTAGAGTGGAATGGatgaatttttttctaaaactttCTCAATTGTCTTCCTTGAAATTGGTCATTTGGTTAAAACTATAAAGTAATTTCGATTTTCTTTTTGTAGTAAGGAAATAGTTGTGATATAATTACTGTTCAATGGTAAGTTAGGAAATGGTTTATTAATAccttaaaactaaatattttataatattctatgtttggtttatgttttaaaaatattatttagtttgttttaatattttaaaaattgacattACAAATAGGTTACTCAATGGTGAGGGTAAGAGTTATCATGACAGAACATTCTATGACGACGGTAAGAGTGGTCGTCATAGAGTCTTTAATGGCGACGGTAAGAGTGGTCGTGATAAAGTTCTTTATGGCGACGGCAAAAGTGGTCGTCATAGAGTCTTCTATGGCGACAGTAAGAGTGGTCGTGATAGAGTCCTATATGGCGACGGTAAGAGTGGTCGTGATAGAGTCCTATATGGCGACGGTAAGAGTGGTCGTGATAGAGTCCTATATGGTGACGGTAAGAGTGGTCGTGATAGAGTCCTATATGGCGACGGTAAGAGTGATCGTTATAGACTATTCTATGGTGACGGTGAAAGTCGTCGGCATAGAGGGCTTTATGGCGACGGTACTAAATTGGTCGTTGTATGTGTATTTGGGCAATAACGACAAGGGAAATGCCGACGACTGCTTTTTCACTGtcccaaattatttataacgACGACTTATATCCCAATACCGACGACTCCTACCGTCATTATTGAgcccttttttactagtgtttaatacaaaaaaaaaaataaaccgaTTCCCGTTCCTAGAACAGTACGTGGTCTCTCTTGGTCTCTTTAAATTCACCCCTTCACGTCTCTTCCATTCCATATATATTTGGAGGATCATTACAcaatcaaacaagctttaagGGAAAAAAAACAATCACTACTACAACAGACATGTCAACATCCGTCGATATGGGAATGAGGGACTTCAAACTCAACGGAAAGAAATACTTCGAATGGTCAAAGACCATAATTCTCAAAATCAACTCCAACTCCAAAGAACATATATACCATTCCTCACCGGCCGCCGGCACCACCGCCGACTAATTAAAATGATTGGGTCATCCTTGGAACGACTCAGGTCGTGGACTTACCATTTGTCGACATTGTTGGAAAGTTGGACACTATTTAAACAATTGTTGGATCATTCATGGAAAGCCAATTTAAGGAAACAGAATtggtattaatttttattaaatatatcaacatattgttttaattaacttatttgtCATGATTTTTGGTCAAATTTGTGAATTTCAGGACCCAAAATTTGGGATGATGGAGATTGGTACAAATGGTACGAGTCGATCGTGTATTCTTCTTTTCTGATATGAATGGTGGGCATCATCTATATTCTGGTTATGCTCATCTATGTTTTTATAAGAAGAGTGaaatattttgttgatttttttttctcattaagaTATGAGACactattttaatgatttatatttttgcTTTGTTCATTTGTTTGTTGTATTCTTCTTCATATTTGATTAAGTTATGAATCATCAATCATTTTCTACTCATTACTTTcctttttgatttattatataggTTATTATTGACATTTCAAACTAactctatttaataaaaaattagaaaaaataatatttaataagttattgaaCTATTCTCGAAAGAAAGATTAACTTCAAATATCAAATGAGCGTGCTCTCtctttaaattttcaaataaattcaatGTACTGGGAAATGCAACTACAATCAATGTAACGATTCCCATTTCGTCTCTTTAAATTCATCTTTTCATCtcctttctatatatatttggagGACGATTACACAATTAAAAACAGAGCAACTACAACATGTCAACATCCAATTATGACATGGGAATTACTTGTATGAGGAAGTACATTCTCGATGGTGAGAAGAATTACTTGGAATGGTCAAAGACCATAATGATCATCATCTGCTCCAATGAACAAGTACAATACATCACCGGCACCGCCACATCTCCGCCGGACTCCGATCAGAATCAAATGGTAATGTCACTTTTGATCAACTCCATGAACAAAAACATCAGCCAACAATTTCTTTCCCATAAAACAGCTAAAGAACTATGGGACTCTGTTCGGCAGACCTATTCGTATCCAAAAAacaacttccaactacatgagATCGAGACAACAATCCATAACCTCCGCCAAGGTGATGATGATCTCAATGTAACTCAATATTTCAATGCTCTATCTAGAAACTGGCAGCTGGTTGATACCTATGAAGGGATTCGGTCGTTTGAACTTTCTTCTGAGATTGAGCAAAATCGGATATTCAAGTTTCTAAGTGGGCTTAATTCCTCATTCGACCAAGTTGTTTCACAAATACAGATTGTGAAAAAACCTTTTCAGAGCTTGAATCAGGTTTTCTCTCTAGTTCTTGATGAGGAAAGAAGTAAAAATGGGCATCCTAGGAACAAGAACAACTCATGTCGTGGAGTTCCATTGTGCAACCATTGTGGCAAATTTGGACACTTTGAATTCAATTGTTGGATTATCCATGGAGATCCAATTGAAGGAAATAGATTCGGTACTGATTTATTCTATCTATTAAGAACAATAAtgtgatttaatattatttgtgttcctaatttgtttttttgtctAAATCTATTTGAAATAGGGCGCAAAAGTTGGGATGATGAAGATTGGTATGATTGGTACGAGTTGCTTGTTTATTCTTTCTAAACATGTTTTCGGCATATCAAGATTTGTTAATCTTTgtccttttcattttttttttctgcaaTTCTAAGTATTGTGTAACATGAGAAAATGCAATACATTAAAATCTTGAATGTTCAATGTGAGATGTAATCTGGGTGAGCTTAAAAAAAATCCCCCAATTATCGTCCCTATtaacaaattttcaatttttgtgaAAATTACGATCTTATTATGACAATTGGTTGTTTAATAGGATATGAAGATTGGTATGAGTAACAAATTGACTCTTTGATAGtggtttgattattttacttcGTCCAACTATTATTAGAACTCAAAATAGTACACCAATCGAGCAAGATAGGTTAAAAttcattgaaattatttattacatcCTAAAGaggattttattaaatatgaagaACTTATGTGTTCATGTTATAACATGCATGAACTTATTTTGAGTATATTAAACTAAGGACAAAATGTGATTTGATAATTGCCTCCATTAGGGCAAGTAAAAGTGCTGCTATTGTCATCATAAGCGTAACTATAAGCTTGAGGGCATTTGCTCTTAAATATTTGCGAATAAATTGATGGCTTGCACACGTCAGGCGTCGCGAACGCGCCGCTACAACATAACTGTGGTGTCCCAAATGCCAAACACGCGCTTTTGCACCCAATCTTCTCTCCTCCGTCCATTAATGCCAAATCGTTTGGGCATGCAACGTTTATGTCCACTGGGCAGCTCGTTGAGAGGCAACCATTGCCCGATGGAACAACCTTTACCGGAAGGTTGAAACCATCAACAAGGCTGACATCATAGAAATCTTTGTTTCCATCTCCGGCTAGGGTGTACTCAATTAAGGTCACTGGTGGGGCACCACCCTTACCATTGCAAGAAATTTGGTTGCTGCCACAATCACCGGTTTTGCATGAGAATTGTCCGGAGTTAGAGCATTTTGTGCGAGCCCAAACACGACCCGACCAAGATGGTTGGGCGGTTACATCCGTGGAGGCTTGAGGTGCAAGCTCGAAGCCAGTTGAGGAAGCGGCCGGTCCTGAACCAGTTAGAATAGCCGGCCAAATTGTGAAGGGACAGTGGTTCGTGATTGTTAGTATGGTTGATTAGGATCCTGCATTtcaaaaaatcttaattaatttatgaataataaattgatGATATTTGTAACATTGATTTACCATGGATGAAGCTCATAGTTATGACAAGGACAAGAAGGTTTAGAATTCCCATTGTAATAAATGTTTACTCACAAATTCATTGTAATGCCTCTACCTCTTTTTATACACGTTTAGTTTGCTTGTTTTGGTCAACTATAAGTTTACTTTAAGATCATGGATTAAAACTTTGCTTaggattttaaaaattataatgaagaGATTTGGCTCTCATCCAAAATAAGGATTAGAACGAAAATGACCCGTATTTTTTTCCTTGTTTGGttgaatttatttgaatattttaaaattttattattttatttatttatatatcatcaattagatcatttaatttattaatcaaacaataaaatttagtttgatttaaatcatatgaATAACTTCATCGAAAGTTAAGTTAttgaattacaaaaattaatgaaaagataataatatataataatattttagtatattgttgaataaattgattgattttattggtaagaaaatatattttttttgaaatatttaaaattattcaaatagtCCAAACCTAAGTACCTAAATAACTAGTTGCATACATTTATAACagcaaaaacaaattaagattTGATTGAGTTAGCTAGTAAtcttttatatatcaaaaacaCGAAAATCTCCATGAAAaggatgaatttttttttttttttttttacttttttatggACCCGTCTAACTATCATAACTAACATATTGCTAGCATAATTCACATTCTTTGTTGAACCATTTGGCTCAAAAAGAATTGTAGGACGTACGTTGTCGTCCgatgtatttaatttataattttattattatgacaatcaAGAAGGTTTTATTGAATAAACCGGTTGAGATGGTCGAAAAACTAATTAATCTTTTAGAGGACTTTTGTACTCATTAAattttgttctattttttttggtaCATTAGTGACCATTTTTGTGTTGtgctgattttttttattaatttttttaatatttgttttgtaaTGATTTTGTCGTTAGAGTTAAATTGActctttttcatattatttctcatgaattatttaaaaaataaatcattattctGACAAAATAATTAACGAAAATGTTGATAGAGAAAACAAATGGAATGGAAATGAGAGTAGTCTTCACTCTATCTAgagaaatgaaaatgaaaattaaaatgagaGTAGTCTTCACTGTATCTAGATACTATAGAGAGAACGTATACGTAGTGCTTGACTAGAGGTATAAATAGAAATGGTAGACAAGAAAATGAACAAAACCATACTAAAGAAATGTCTTCCATTGGCCCACGAACCACATGGGCTGGTCTACGTACTCCAACTTTGACCGAGTCAAAATCTTCTTCCACAAATCATGCATCTAATTCAAAAAAACCCACATCAAGCTCTTTTACTATTTATAAGGTCAATTTATGAATTCTATGGgagaaaagttaaaaaaaatgttaccaTTGAAGTGAATTGATCTTAAAACATGGAGAAGTTTATTGGCAATCattgttaattttcttaaaccATCTGACTAGGGTTTGAacctagggatggcaatggagCGCGAATTTATTTACCATCTTCGTCCCAATTTTATTTTGggttttataataatatcaccGTCCCGTTTAGTTTCCGGAAATTCCAACGGGGCaccgtttataaaatatttttttaaaaaataattaaataaaattatataaacggattttttaataatatatattgaaatatattgaaattttatattattataaagaaataaacctactacttttataaaatataataaataaataaatatattgatgattttatatatttaagtgtgtttatagtgttcgtGGCATGACCGAGTTGAAATTAGGGTGGGTCGGGGAGGGAGACacatgattttatatattttctcggTCCAAGGATTCGGTCAGGACCGATGATTCTCGGTCATGTTTCTTAGTTTGATCTTTGTAGAGATCAATTGATCGTTATTAGGGTTAGGGCTTTTGTTCCCCATAATCATATGAACTAACTGcaacttacagatcatgatttcatgatttGTATATAAAAGTTAAAGCAATTACAATTCTTAAATAATTCAAGAACACTAAGTCCCCAATGACCGAGTCATGTAGGACTGGGACCGAGAAACAGGATCAagaatcctcggtcctgacCGAAACCTATGACTAATGTTCTTAAGGAAGGACCAATCACTTCTTTTAGCCTTGGACCGatgtttctaacctaggaccgagtacTCCCTTTAGCATATGACCgatttttctaacctaggagCAATCCTTCTCTAACCCTAGGATCGAAAATttcctaacctaggaccgaagcACCAAACTAACAAACTTGACCTGGAACCGAGCCTCCTAGGTCTAGGACCGAGTAGTCTGAGTTTAGGACCGAGTAGTCCGAGTTTGGGACCAAGCCTcctaaacctaggaccgagtccTACGAAGCCAAGCTCAGTCTAGACCGAGCCCGTCCGAGCCCAAATCGGCAAAAACAGACCCTTACCCTAAGACACCGATCTTagggcctatttggttccacttttcaaattccaaaattatttttgtaattttggaacccgaatctatttttcaataatcccaaaaggttagaaaatgatattttaaatattttcgtgATATCtcctaaaccaatattttggctaaatcaccgtttgaatttatttttaaattctagcacttttctgatatttttcaggttttTACTTAGTTTTATATCAAACGCAATCGCATgtatactttttaaaa
This is a stretch of genomic DNA from Impatiens glandulifera chromosome 4, dImpGla2.1, whole genome shotgun sequence. It encodes these proteins:
- the LOC124936575 gene encoding thaumatin-like protein 1 codes for the protein STILTITNHCPFTIWPAILTGSGPAASSTGFELAPQASTDVTAQPSWSGRVWARTKCSNSGQFSCKTGDCGSNQISCNGKGGAPPVTLIEYTLAGDGNKDFYDVSLVDGFNLPVKVVPSGNGCLSTSCPVDINVACPNDLALMDGGEKIGCKSACLAFGTPQLCCSGAFATPDVCKPSIYSQIFKSKCPQAYSYAYDDNSSTFTCPNGGNYQITFCP